From a single Rosa rugosa chromosome 7, drRosRugo1.1, whole genome shotgun sequence genomic region:
- the LOC133723159 gene encoding uncharacterized protein LOC133723159, producing the protein MLEKIRMDIMVRMANRKVAAQRWSDMVGLRIRKILEKVAEMTSCYRAYHSSEFEFQIIGGGDNGSKHVVDLRLHICTFKRWQLSGIPCVHAICAIRSKKAEPAVFCDDYLMPSTYMESYNPIIHPIAGEDDWDQVDYPIAPPPYKKQAAGRPKMKRIKESDEKKQPVPAPIDKSKMPRTYTKMTCQVCFKKGHNMLSCTITKAKKVAAAQQGGEGSSNAPQQTKKHS; encoded by the exons ATGTTGGAGAAGATAAGGATGGATATAATGGTAAGGATGGCAAACAGGAAAGTGGCAGCTCAAAGATGGAGTGACATGGTTGGTCTAAGGATTAGGAAGATATTAGAGAAGGTGGCAGAAATGACCAGCTGTTATAGAGCTTATCACTCTAGTGAATTTGAGTTCCAAATAATTGGAGGGGGAGATAATGGCAGCAAGCATGTAGTGGACCTAAGGCTTCACATTTGCACATTTAAGAGGTGGCAGCTTAGTGGAATACCTTGCGTCCATGCCATTTGTGCCATCAGAAGCAAAAAGGCAGAGCCTGCTGTTTTTTGTGATGATTACTTGATGCCAAGTACTTATATGGAATCCTATAATCCCATTATTCATCCTATTGCTGGTGAGGATGATTGGGACCAAGTGGACTACCCTATAGCACCTCCCCCATATAAGAAGCAAGCAGCTGGCAGACCAAAAATGAAGAGAATCAAGGAGTCGGATGAGAAGAAGCAGCCTGTACCTGCCCCAATTGATAAATCAAAGATGCCAAGAACATACACCAAGATGACATGCCAAGTCTGCTTCAAAAAAGGCCATAACATGTTGAGTTGCACAATCACAAAGGCCAAAAAAGTAGCAGCTGCACAACAAGGA GGGGAAGGGAGTTCCAATGCACCCCAGCAAACTAAGAAgcatagttag
- the LOC133723366 gene encoding sucrose synthase 7-like isoform X1, translated as MDSATAAMKRSDSIAESMPDALRQSRYHMKRCFAKFIEKGKRIMKLQHLMNEVELVIDDKVEMNQVLAGVLGYILCSTQEAVVSPPHVLFSIRPNPGYWEFVKVSSEDLSVEAITVRDYLKCKETLYDEKWANDENALEVDFRAIDFSTPHLTLSSSIGNGLDYVSKFMTSMLAGRLENSQPLVDYLLSLNYQGEQLMINDTLNTAAKLQMAMIVTEVYLSALPKDTPFQNFEIRFKEWGFEKGWGDTAERSMETMRILSEVLQAPDPLNMERFLSRLPTIFNVVIFSPHGYFGQADVLGLPDTGGQVVYILDQVKALEEELLLRIKQQGLAVKPQIFVVTRLIPEARGTTCNQELEPINGTKYSNILRVPFRTEKGVLRRWVSRFDIYPYLELFVQDATAKILDLMDGKPDLIIGNYTDGNLVASLMANKLGITQATIAHALEKTKYEDSDIKWKELDPKYHFSCQFLADTISMNASDFVIASTFQEIAGSKDRPGQYESHTAFTLPGLCRVVSGINVFDPKFNIAAPGADQSVYFPYTEKQKRVSSFHPAIEELLYSKEDNNEHMGFLVDRKKPIIFSMARLDTVKNITGLVEWYGKNKRLRNLVNLVVVGGFFDPSKSKDREEIEEIKKMHSLIEKYQLRGQIRWIAAQTDRNRNGELYRCIADTRGAFVQPALYEAFGLTVIEAMNCGLPTFATNQGGPAEIIVDGISGFHIDPNNGDDASSKIADFFEKCKTEATYWDKYSKAGLQRIYECYTWKIYANKVLNMGCTYTFWRQLNKEQKQAKQRYIQMFFNLQYRNLVKNVPIPSDEPEKPAPKPVTKSQTTLSTRRSQSRLQRLFGA; from the exons atggattctgcaACTGCAGCCATGAAGCGATCTGACTCCATAGCCGAAAGCATGCCCGACGCTCTGAGGCAGAGCCGGTACCATATGAAGAGGTGTTTTGCTAAGTTCATTGAAAAGGGAAAAAGGATAATGAAACTTCAGCATTTGATGAATGAAGTGGAGTTAGTCATAGATGACAAGGTTGAAATGAACCAAGTCTTGGCAGGAGTACTTGGCTATATATTGTGTTCAACTCAg GAAGCTGTTGTTAGTCCCCCACATGTTCTCTTTTCAATAAGACCAAACCCTGGATATTGGGAATTTGTTAAAGTCAGCTCTGAGGATCTCTCAGTTGAGGCCATCACCGTGAGGGACTACTTGAAATGCAAAGAAACGCTTTATGATGAGAAATG GGCCAATGATGAAAATGCTTTGGAGGTGGATTTTAGAGCAATTGACTTCTCTACTCCTCACTTAACTCTATCATCCTCGATTGGAAATGGACTTGACTATGTTTCCAAGTTCATGACTTCGATGCTAGCTGGGAGATTGGAGAATTCACAGCCCCTTGTGGACTACTTACTTTCACTGAATTATCAAGGAGAA CAACTTATGATCAATGACACCCTCAACACTGCTGCAAAGCTTCAGATGGCCATGATTGTGACAGAAGTTTACCTCTCGGCGCTTCCGAAGGAcactccatttcaaaattttgaaattag GTTTAAGGAGTGGGGCTTTGAGAAGGGTTGGGGAGACACAGCAGAGAGATCCATGGAAACAATGAGAATACTATCAGAAGTACTACAAGCTCCAGATCCACTTAACATGGAGAGGTTTTTGAGCAGGCTTCCTACCATATTCAATGTTGTAATATTCTCTCCTCACGGCTATTTTGGCCAAGCTGATGTTCTTGGTTTGCCAGACACCGGTGGACAG GTTGTTTATATTCTGGATCAAGTTAAAGCTCTGGAAGAAGAATTGCTCCTTAGAATTAAGCAACAAGGGCTTGCTGTGAAGCCTCAAATTTTTGTG GTAACAAGACTCATTCCTGAAGCAAGGGGAACTACGTGCAATCAGGAGTTGGAACCGATCAATGGCACCAAGTACTCAAACATTCTTAGGGTTCCATTTAGGACAGAAAAGGGGGTCCTTCGTCGTTGGGTTTCTCGTTTTGATATCTACCCCTATCTTGAGCTGTTTGTGCAG GATGCTACAGCCAAAATCCTCGACCTCATGGACGGGAAGCCTGATCTTATTATTGGAAATTACACTGATGGGAATTTGGTGGCCTCTCTGATGGCTAACAAACTTGGAATAACTCAG GCAACAATTGCACATGCTTTGGAGAAGACAAAGTATGAAGACTCAGACATCAAGTGGAAGGAATTAGACCCTAAGTATCACTTCTCATGCCAATTTCTAGCAGACACAATTTCAATGAATGCATCAGATTTTGTCATTGCAAGCACATTCCAGGAAATTGCAGGAAG CAAAGACAGACCAGGACAATATGAAAGCCATACCGCATTTACTCTCCCAGGGCTTTGTAGAGTTGTTTCAGGCATCAACGTATTCGATCCCAAATTTAACATTGCCGCACCTGGGGCTGACCAGTCTGTCTATTTCCCTTACACTGAGAAACAAAAAAGAGTCTCATCATTTCATCCTGCCATTGAAGAACTACTGTATAGCAAGGAGGATAACAATGAACATAT GGGGTTCCTAGTAGACAGGAAGAAACCTATCATCTTCTCAATGGCAAGGCTCGACACTGTTAAGAACATTACTGGCTTAGTTGAATGGTATGGCAAAAACAAGAGGCTCAGAAATCTGGTTAACCTTGTAGTAGTTGGAGGCTTCTTTGACCCTTCAAAATCAAAAGATAGAGAGGAAatagaagaaattaaaaagatgCATTCACTGATAGAGAAGTACCAGCTCCGGGGTCAGATCAGATGGATAGCAGCACAGACTGATAGGAACCGCAATGGAGAACTCTACCGTTGTATTGCGGACACCAGGGGTGCTTTTGTTCAACCTGCTCTATATGAAGCTTTTGGTCTTACTGTCATTGAGGCAATGAACTGTGGTTTACCCACTTTTGCAACCAACCAAGGAGGACCAGCTGAAATCATTGTTGATGGGATCTCTGGTTTCCATATTGATCCCAACAATGGTGATGATGCAAGCAGCAAAATTGCCGATTTCTTTGAGAAATGCAAAACTGAGGCTACATACTGGGACAAGTATTCAAAAGCGGGTTTGCAACGCATTTATGAATG CTACACTTGGAAGATATATGCAAACAAGGTGTTGAACATGGGCTGCACTTATACATTCTGGAGGCAGTTGAACAAAGAGCAGAAACAGGCAAAGCAAAGATACATCCAGATGTTCTTTAATCTCCAATATAGAAATTTG GTGAAGAATGTGCCTATCCCAAGTGACGAGCCTGAAAAACCAGCACCAAAGCCAGTCACCAAATCACAGACGACTCTAAG CACTAGACGCTCACAGTCCCGATTGCAAAG GTTGTTTGGAGCCTGA
- the LOC133723366 gene encoding sucrose synthase 7-like isoform X2 translates to MDSATAAMKRSDSIAESMPDALRQSRYHMKRCFAKFIEKGKRIMKLQHLMNEVELVIDDKVEMNQVLAGVLGYILCSTQEAVVSPPHVLFSIRPNPGYWEFVKVSSEDLSVEAITVRDYLKCKETLYDEKWANDENALEVDFRAIDFSTPHLTLSSSIGNGLDYVSKFMTSMLAGRLENSQPLVDYLLSLNYQGEQLMINDTLNTAAKLQMAMIVTEVYLSALPKDTPFQNFEIRFKEWGFEKGWGDTAERSMETMRILSEVLQAPDPLNMERFLSRLPTIFNVVIFSPHGYFGQADVLGLPDTGGQVVYILDQVKALEEELLLRIKQQGLAVKPQIFVVTRLIPEARGTTCNQELEPINGTKYSNILRVPFRTEKGVLRRWVSRFDIYPYLELFVQDATAKILDLMDGKPDLIIGNYTDGNLVASLMANKLGITQATIAHALEKTKYEDSDIKWKELDPKYHFSCQFLADTISMNASDFVIASTFQEIAGSKDRPGQYESHTAFTLPGLCRVVSGINVFDPKFNIAAPGADQSVYFPYTEKQKRVSSFHPAIEELLYSKEDNNEHMGFLVDRKKPIIFSMARLDTVKNITGLVEWYGKNKRLRNLVNLVVVGGFFDPSKSKDREEIEEIKKMHSLIEKYQLRGQIRWIAAQTDRNRNGELYRCIADTRGAFVQPALYEAFGLTVIEAMNCGLPTFATNQGGPAEIIVDGISGFHIDPNNGDDASSKIADFFEKCKTEATYWDKYSKAGLQRIYECYTWKIYANKVLNMGCTYTFWRQLNKEQKQAKQRYIQMFFNLQYRNLVKNVPIPSDEPEKPAPKPVTKSQTTLSTRRSQSRLQR, encoded by the exons atggattctgcaACTGCAGCCATGAAGCGATCTGACTCCATAGCCGAAAGCATGCCCGACGCTCTGAGGCAGAGCCGGTACCATATGAAGAGGTGTTTTGCTAAGTTCATTGAAAAGGGAAAAAGGATAATGAAACTTCAGCATTTGATGAATGAAGTGGAGTTAGTCATAGATGACAAGGTTGAAATGAACCAAGTCTTGGCAGGAGTACTTGGCTATATATTGTGTTCAACTCAg GAAGCTGTTGTTAGTCCCCCACATGTTCTCTTTTCAATAAGACCAAACCCTGGATATTGGGAATTTGTTAAAGTCAGCTCTGAGGATCTCTCAGTTGAGGCCATCACCGTGAGGGACTACTTGAAATGCAAAGAAACGCTTTATGATGAGAAATG GGCCAATGATGAAAATGCTTTGGAGGTGGATTTTAGAGCAATTGACTTCTCTACTCCTCACTTAACTCTATCATCCTCGATTGGAAATGGACTTGACTATGTTTCCAAGTTCATGACTTCGATGCTAGCTGGGAGATTGGAGAATTCACAGCCCCTTGTGGACTACTTACTTTCACTGAATTATCAAGGAGAA CAACTTATGATCAATGACACCCTCAACACTGCTGCAAAGCTTCAGATGGCCATGATTGTGACAGAAGTTTACCTCTCGGCGCTTCCGAAGGAcactccatttcaaaattttgaaattag GTTTAAGGAGTGGGGCTTTGAGAAGGGTTGGGGAGACACAGCAGAGAGATCCATGGAAACAATGAGAATACTATCAGAAGTACTACAAGCTCCAGATCCACTTAACATGGAGAGGTTTTTGAGCAGGCTTCCTACCATATTCAATGTTGTAATATTCTCTCCTCACGGCTATTTTGGCCAAGCTGATGTTCTTGGTTTGCCAGACACCGGTGGACAG GTTGTTTATATTCTGGATCAAGTTAAAGCTCTGGAAGAAGAATTGCTCCTTAGAATTAAGCAACAAGGGCTTGCTGTGAAGCCTCAAATTTTTGTG GTAACAAGACTCATTCCTGAAGCAAGGGGAACTACGTGCAATCAGGAGTTGGAACCGATCAATGGCACCAAGTACTCAAACATTCTTAGGGTTCCATTTAGGACAGAAAAGGGGGTCCTTCGTCGTTGGGTTTCTCGTTTTGATATCTACCCCTATCTTGAGCTGTTTGTGCAG GATGCTACAGCCAAAATCCTCGACCTCATGGACGGGAAGCCTGATCTTATTATTGGAAATTACACTGATGGGAATTTGGTGGCCTCTCTGATGGCTAACAAACTTGGAATAACTCAG GCAACAATTGCACATGCTTTGGAGAAGACAAAGTATGAAGACTCAGACATCAAGTGGAAGGAATTAGACCCTAAGTATCACTTCTCATGCCAATTTCTAGCAGACACAATTTCAATGAATGCATCAGATTTTGTCATTGCAAGCACATTCCAGGAAATTGCAGGAAG CAAAGACAGACCAGGACAATATGAAAGCCATACCGCATTTACTCTCCCAGGGCTTTGTAGAGTTGTTTCAGGCATCAACGTATTCGATCCCAAATTTAACATTGCCGCACCTGGGGCTGACCAGTCTGTCTATTTCCCTTACACTGAGAAACAAAAAAGAGTCTCATCATTTCATCCTGCCATTGAAGAACTACTGTATAGCAAGGAGGATAACAATGAACATAT GGGGTTCCTAGTAGACAGGAAGAAACCTATCATCTTCTCAATGGCAAGGCTCGACACTGTTAAGAACATTACTGGCTTAGTTGAATGGTATGGCAAAAACAAGAGGCTCAGAAATCTGGTTAACCTTGTAGTAGTTGGAGGCTTCTTTGACCCTTCAAAATCAAAAGATAGAGAGGAAatagaagaaattaaaaagatgCATTCACTGATAGAGAAGTACCAGCTCCGGGGTCAGATCAGATGGATAGCAGCACAGACTGATAGGAACCGCAATGGAGAACTCTACCGTTGTATTGCGGACACCAGGGGTGCTTTTGTTCAACCTGCTCTATATGAAGCTTTTGGTCTTACTGTCATTGAGGCAATGAACTGTGGTTTACCCACTTTTGCAACCAACCAAGGAGGACCAGCTGAAATCATTGTTGATGGGATCTCTGGTTTCCATATTGATCCCAACAATGGTGATGATGCAAGCAGCAAAATTGCCGATTTCTTTGAGAAATGCAAAACTGAGGCTACATACTGGGACAAGTATTCAAAAGCGGGTTTGCAACGCATTTATGAATG CTACACTTGGAAGATATATGCAAACAAGGTGTTGAACATGGGCTGCACTTATACATTCTGGAGGCAGTTGAACAAAGAGCAGAAACAGGCAAAGCAAAGATACATCCAGATGTTCTTTAATCTCCAATATAGAAATTTG GTGAAGAATGTGCCTATCCCAAGTGACGAGCCTGAAAAACCAGCACCAAAGCCAGTCACCAAATCACAGACGACTCTAAG CACTAGACGCTCACAGTCCCGATTGCAAAGGTAA